A region of Rhodamnia argentea isolate NSW1041297 chromosome 9, ASM2092103v1, whole genome shotgun sequence DNA encodes the following proteins:
- the LOC125316723 gene encoding uncharacterized protein LOC125316723, with protein sequence MDSVALFPVDNGFNRSHITAGKEHELPLSLLDAVIVLVNSCNVKQSERVPSDLSESFLFLLKELWTKLHPRMYNSLVCSQQKDLLSNMTVNDLAESIFRLSTRVKCATFLPIDQIKRSIFGLPQSSFKDFIAGYWEVSPFLISKTTRALDEEDIFNSFLNSINPKDVVHHLLSSVLHCAVSCPPIASDELDILNFLKNERDSLGMPIIYQQDIRVLKAERLSNTEKHLFLESLSSCTESHHVFSFDDVFTCEEAYKDGYTVAMRGIEFRFKSIAAITEGLASLFGQPSVGANLYLTPRNSQGLARHYDDHCVLVCQLMGTKQWTISSPRNKLLPRLYEPLDGSQGSNVHTVPNECTQILLKEGDILYIPRGYIHEAHTTNDVQKDSAGLSLHLTLAIEVEAPFE encoded by the coding sequence ATGGATTCTGTTGCATTATTCCCAGTGGACAATGGATTTAATAGGAGTCACATTACAGCTGGAAAGGAACATGAACTTCCTCTTTCACTTCTCGACGCTGTTATTGTACTTGTTAACTCATGTAATGTCAAGCAATCGGAAAGAGTTCCATCTGACCTCTCTGAAAGTTTCTTGTTCCTTTTGAAAGAGCTGTGGACTAAACTGCATCCTAGAATGTACAACTCTTTGGTGTGCAGCCAGCAAAAAGACTTGTTAAGCAATATGACAGTCAATGATCTGGCGGAGAGCATTTTCAGACTTTCGACCAGAGTCAAATGTGCCACTTTTCTgccaattgatcaaatcaaaagaagCATTTTTGGGTTACCTCAGTCTAGTTTCAAGGATTTTATTGCGGGCTATTGGGAAGTTTCACCTTTTCTCATAAGCAAGACCACAAGGGCTTTGGATGAGGAGGATATatttaactcttttttgaattccATTAATCCTAAAGATgttgttcaccatcttctctcTTCTGTCCTCCATTGTGCAGTCTCCTGCCCACCTATTGCTTCTGATGAGCTGGACATCCTCAATTTCCTAAAAAACGAGAGAGATAGCTTGGGTATGCCCATAATCTACCAGCAGGATATAAGGGTGCTAAAAGCAGAGAGACTCTCTAACACTGAGAAACATCTTTTCCTCGAGAGCTTGAGTTCTTGCACTGAGTCTCATCATGTTTTTAGCTTTGATGATGTATTCACATGTGAAGAAGCGTACAAAGATGGTTATACAGTGGCCATGCGTGGTATAGAGTTCCGCTTTAAGTCCATCGCTGCTATCACTGAAGGCTTAGCGTCTTTGTTTGGTCAACCGTCTGTAGGTGCCAATCTATACTTGACACCACGCAATTCTCAGGGGTTGGCACGGCACTACGATGATCATTGTGTGCTTGTGTGTCAACTTATGGGAACGAAACAGTGGACAATTTCCTCTCCAAGGAATAAGCTTTTACCTCGTTTATATGAGCCGCTTGATGGTTCCCAAGGTTCAAATGTTCATACTGTACCAAATGAATGTACACAAATTCTGCTCAAGGAAGGAGATATATTGTACATTCCTAGAGGTTACATTCACGAGGCTCATACTACTAATGATGTACAAAAAGATTCTGCTGGTCTTTCCTTACACCTAACACTTGCCATTGAGGTTGAAGCTCCATTTGAGTAA